A single Tachypleus tridentatus isolate NWPU-2018 chromosome 9, ASM421037v1, whole genome shotgun sequence DNA region contains:
- the LOC143224927 gene encoding serine/threonine-protein kinase SBK1-like isoform X1 — protein MFQLLFKIRISLFTESNKRNRAKLFSEPNTESNYIWPVAKITQLLLETSRRYFFVNEGPRWRLKFPGSEEHLKRTVMNPKRTSSIHKIRDIHLQRIDLNDQYDIVREIGSGDYGKVVLAVLKERQEEVALKTVPKATTTLKDFQIEFHYSYFLSPHVNILNTYDVAFETTHYYIFAQEVAPFGDLWQVIEKQNGMEENDVKLVVKQVTSALEFMHSKDLVHRDVRAENVLIFQIDFTKVKLTDFGLTRRAGTLVKKRTRSLPTCPPEIWEAVHMEGYNVEIGSDVWQLGMLIFASLFSSFPWQKADITDYDFREFVQWQKRKTTRTPKKFKIFTPRMLRLYRRLMDTKPSKRYKITEVYKYVGDNWLIPRSSRTCNLSKTSEPSDQSEVKEDTLEEILSNFGLEGHANKDDKVHDWILASTHNKGS, from the exons ATGtttcaattattgtttaaaattcgcatttcattatttactgaaTCAAATAAAAGGAACAGAGCAAAACTGTTCAGTGAACCGAACACTGAATCAAACTATATTTGGCCTGTTGCCAAAATCACTCAATTACTCCTGGAGACATCCCGacgttatttttttgtaaacgaGGGACCAAGATGGAGATTAAA ATTTCCAGGTTCTGAAGAACATTTGAAGAGGACGGTAATGAATCCGAAGAGAACCTCAAGTATTCACAAGATCCGGGACATTCACTTGCAGAGGATAGACTTAAACGATCAGTACGATATAGTAAGGGAAATTGGTTCAGGAGATTACGGGAAGGTGGTGCTAGCTGTCTTAAAAGAGCGACAAGAAGAAGTTGCTTTAAAGACAGTTCCTAAGGCAACCACAACCTTAAAAGATTTCCAAATAGAGTTTCATTATAGCTATTTTCTTTCCCCACACGTAAATATTCTTAATACTTATGACGTGGCCTTCGAAACAACACACTACTATATCTTTGCCCAAGAGGTGGCGCCCTTCGGGGACTTGTGGCAGGTAATTGAAAAGCAGAATGGCATGGAAGAGAATGACGTAAAACTCGTTGTTAAACAGGTGACGTCAGCGCTGGAGTTCATGCATAGCAAAGATTTAGTTCATAGGGATGTTCGAGCAGAAAATGTCTTAATATTCCAGATTGACTTTACCAAAGTCAAACTAACCGATTTCGGTCTAACTCGGCGGGCTGGGACACTGGTGAAAAAGCGCACCCGTTCTCTGCCCACTTGTCCACCAGAGATTTGGGAGGCAGTTCATATGGAGGGTTATAACGTTGAAATCGGTTCCGATGTATGGCAATTGGGCATGCTCATCTTTGCGTCTCTCTTTTCCAGCTTTCCTTGGCAGAAAGCGGACATTACAGATTACGATTTCAGAGAATTCGTTCAATGGCAAAAAAGGAAGACCACCAGAACTCCGAAAAAGTTCAAGATATTCACACCTCGAATGTTGAGACTCTATCGACGACTGATGGACACCAAACCTTCAAAACGCTACAAAATAACGGAAGTATACAAGTATGTGGGAGATAACTGGTTAATTCCTCGAAGTTCACGAACGTGCAATTTAAGCAAAACCTCTGAACCTTCTGACCAAAGCGAAGTGAAAGAAGATACCCTGGAAGAGATTCTTTCGAACTTCGGACTGGAAGGCCATGCCAACAAAGACGATAAAGTCCACGACTGGATACTGGCCAGTACGCACAATAAGGGTAGTTAA
- the LOC143224927 gene encoding serine/threonine-protein kinase SBK1-like isoform X2, with amino-acid sequence MNPKRTSSIHKIRDIHLQRIDLNDQYDIVREIGSGDYGKVVLAVLKERQEEVALKTVPKATTTLKDFQIEFHYSYFLSPHVNILNTYDVAFETTHYYIFAQEVAPFGDLWQVIEKQNGMEENDVKLVVKQVTSALEFMHSKDLVHRDVRAENVLIFQIDFTKVKLTDFGLTRRAGTLVKKRTRSLPTCPPEIWEAVHMEGYNVEIGSDVWQLGMLIFASLFSSFPWQKADITDYDFREFVQWQKRKTTRTPKKFKIFTPRMLRLYRRLMDTKPSKRYKITEVYKYVGDNWLIPRSSRTCNLSKTSEPSDQSEVKEDTLEEILSNFGLEGHANKDDKVHDWILASTHNKGS; translated from the coding sequence ATGAATCCGAAGAGAACCTCAAGTATTCACAAGATCCGGGACATTCACTTGCAGAGGATAGACTTAAACGATCAGTACGATATAGTAAGGGAAATTGGTTCAGGAGATTACGGGAAGGTGGTGCTAGCTGTCTTAAAAGAGCGACAAGAAGAAGTTGCTTTAAAGACAGTTCCTAAGGCAACCACAACCTTAAAAGATTTCCAAATAGAGTTTCATTATAGCTATTTTCTTTCCCCACACGTAAATATTCTTAATACTTATGACGTGGCCTTCGAAACAACACACTACTATATCTTTGCCCAAGAGGTGGCGCCCTTCGGGGACTTGTGGCAGGTAATTGAAAAGCAGAATGGCATGGAAGAGAATGACGTAAAACTCGTTGTTAAACAGGTGACGTCAGCGCTGGAGTTCATGCATAGCAAAGATTTAGTTCATAGGGATGTTCGAGCAGAAAATGTCTTAATATTCCAGATTGACTTTACCAAAGTCAAACTAACCGATTTCGGTCTAACTCGGCGGGCTGGGACACTGGTGAAAAAGCGCACCCGTTCTCTGCCCACTTGTCCACCAGAGATTTGGGAGGCAGTTCATATGGAGGGTTATAACGTTGAAATCGGTTCCGATGTATGGCAATTGGGCATGCTCATCTTTGCGTCTCTCTTTTCCAGCTTTCCTTGGCAGAAAGCGGACATTACAGATTACGATTTCAGAGAATTCGTTCAATGGCAAAAAAGGAAGACCACCAGAACTCCGAAAAAGTTCAAGATATTCACACCTCGAATGTTGAGACTCTATCGACGACTGATGGACACCAAACCTTCAAAACGCTACAAAATAACGGAAGTATACAAGTATGTGGGAGATAACTGGTTAATTCCTCGAAGTTCACGAACGTGCAATTTAAGCAAAACCTCTGAACCTTCTGACCAAAGCGAAGTGAAAGAAGATACCCTGGAAGAGATTCTTTCGAACTTCGGACTGGAAGGCCATGCCAACAAAGACGATAAAGTCCACGACTGGATACTGGCCAGTACGCACAATAAGGGTAGTTAA